AGTTGGACTCGAGCGTTGTGCGACGGTAGTCGCGTGTCGTTTCGGGGACAATGTCAATCAACACCACCGTGCAACCACGCCTTGCTCTTCACTTCGAACTGACGCCGCGCTCGGCGGCGACAGACGCTGATACCGCCTTCCTCGCCGCTTGTGTGGCGTGGCTGGGTCTGGATCAGGGACAACAGCTCAGCTGGGATGCGCCCTCCAACCACACGTTGGACGGCGGCCGCATTCTCCGGTGGGCCCCCTTCCACGACGAAGGCTCGTCGTTGGCCGACATCGTGGTGCATGCACCCGATCCACTCGACCGCGCGCTTCAGTGGTCCACGCATGTGACCTATGTCTGCACCACCAACGCGAGTGGTGCGATGCAGCGTCAGGTCAATATCCGCGTGGGCACCGAAGGTGGTGCGCCCAACGGCGCACCGCCGCCAGTGCGCCCGCCGCGCCTGCTCTCAGAGCTCGACGCCGCATTCACGCTGGTGTCCAACGACGGTCCGCTGCAGCGTGTCCCCACCCAGCTTGAGGCCGGGACGCTCGACGCCTTCGTGCGCTTCGTGCTCTGCGATCCCGCGCGCACCATGCCCGTGCTGTTGCTCACCGAACTGCCCGACGGCGGTTTCGTGATGCCGCCCGAGCAGTTCGCCAGCGAGATGTTCGGACTGGGCCTCTGCTTCCAGCTCCGTCACTCGGACACCTTCGCGCTGTCTGACGCTGTTGGTGGCCACGCCCGCTCGGTGTTCCTTGGTTCGGCTCGCGCCTATCTGCCGGGCTTCACGCTCGAATCCGACCCGTTCCAGCATCCGCTGGTCCTGGCTCGCGCGCTGGCCCTGCCGGGCGAGCGTCGTCGCCTCGTCCAGCGTCTCGCTGAAGTGTCGGTGGCGCGTCCGTTCTCCGATCCTGCGGTTGCCGACGTGCTGCGCGACAAGCGCGCGGCGGCGTACAGCAAGCGCCCGGACTCGGCCGAGGCCCTCGCGGCCGCCGAGTCGGGTGTCGAGATGGACAAGACGCAGATGATCTCGCTGGTCCGCCAGCTTGAAGAGGCCGTTCGTGCGGCAGAAGGCGAGTTGGCGCGCACCCGCGAGCGTCTCGTCGAGTCGCGTCAGCTGCTCGAGCACGAGCGGTCCATGGCTCGCTCGCTGCGCACCACGCTTGCGGCGCTCAAGGAGCGGCAGCCCATCAGCAAGCCGGCCAGCGACGCGCCGCAGTCGGTGCTCGAAGCCGTGGAGCGTGCGCAGGCCATGTACAGCGACGCGCTGCGTATCCTGCCGTCGGCGCACAGCTCGGCTCGTGAGTCGGAGTTCCCCGATCCCGATACGGCGTGGTCGTACCTCAAGGCCCTCGGTGAAGTGGGGCGTCGTCGTCAGGACCGTGCACTCAGCCGTCCGCTCGGTGAAGTCTTCGCCGATCTCGGCGTGGACTACTCGCCGGGCCCCAACGATCCGACGCGCAAGACCCCGTACATCTTCCGCGATGGCGATCGGGAAGTGGAAGCCGCGGATCAGCTGCGCAAGGGCAGCAACCCGGTGACCTGCCTGCGCATCTACTTCGCCAGCACGGAAGACGGTGGCTTCGTCATCGGTCACGTGGGCAAGCAGATCGACACGATTCCGAAGCCGGTTCCGGCGGCGGAGTAACGGCAGCCGAAGGTTGAAGGAGTAGGCAGGACAACTCAGGACCCAAAACTTGAACCCACCACCCGGAACTGATCAGTTTCGAGTGGTGGGTTCAGGTTTTTGGGTCGTGAGTTGGTTCGAACTTACGGCGCCGTCTCGTGAAACTGCACGCTGGTCTCATGCTGCAGCGCACGACGAAGCGCCCACTGGTCCTGGAAGAGCACGACCACATTGCCCTTATGATCGTACACTTTCATGCGGCCAAGACCCGTCGCCACCTTCTCCACGTCCTTGGCTGGGCCCGTGAGCCAGCGCGGCCAGCGATAGCTCATCTTCTCGAACTTGCAGGGTGCGGCGTATTCGTACTCGAGACGGAAGGCCATGACGTCGAACTGCAGCTGACCGACCGCGCCCACGATTGGCTGTGAGCCGGCACTGGTTTCGGCGAAGAACACCTGCGCCGCCCCTTCCTCGGTGAGCTGACGCAGGCCGAGGTCGAACTGCTTGCGCTTCATGGGGTCGGCCGGCATGGCGCGCGCAAAGTGCTCCGGCGCGAATCGCGGAATGCCCTGGAACTCCAGCTTGCCGTCGCCGCCAAGCGTGTCACCGATGCGCAGATTGCCGCGGTCCATCACGCCAATCACATCACCCGGCCAGGCCTCCTCAATGGCCACCCGATCACGCGCCATGAACTGCTGCGGCGCAGCGAGCCGCATGGGCTTGCCCGTGCGCTGATGCAGCACCTGCATGTTGGCCTCGAAATGTCCCGACACCACACGCAGAAAGGCCACGCGGTCGCGGTGCTTGGGGTCCATGTTCGCCTGAATCTTGAACACGAAACCGGTGAACTCCGGCTGCGCCGGATTCACGGGACCCACGCTGGACTCGCGCGGCCCCGGCGCCGGTGCCAGCTCGAGAAACTCGCGCAGGAAGGGCTCGATGCCGAAGTTGGTGAGCGCCGAACCAAAGAACACGGGCGTGAGGGCGCCATCGATGACCCGCTGATGGTCGTACTCATGACCGGCCGCATCGAGCAGCTCGATATCGGTCATGAGGCGATCGAACGCGCCCTCACCCATGACATCGACCAGCTTGGGATCGTCGATGCTGACGATGGTGTCATCAGCGCGTGTCGCGCCGCGATCGCCACTGCGCTCAAAGAGATGCACTTCGCGCTTGAGGCGATCGTAGACGCCCACGAAGGTGTCATTCTCGAACACCGGCCAGGTGGCCGCGAAGCAGTCGATCCCGAGATCGGCTTCAACGTCCTGAATGAGCTTGAGCGGGTCTTCACCGTGCCGGTCGCACTTGTTGACCAGCGTGAAGATGGGCGTGCGGCGCATCTTGCACACGTCGAAGAGCTGACGTGTGCGCTCCTCGACACCCTTGCGATTGTCGAGCAGCATGATGGCGCTGTCGGCGGCCACCAGCGTGCGATAGGTGTCTTCGCTGAAGTCTTCGTGACCCGGCGTGTCGAGCAGGTTGAGCTGGTAGCCCAGAAACTCGAACTGCAGCACCGAGCTGGTGACGGAGATGCCGCGCTCCTGCTCGAGCTTCATCCAGTCCGACGTGGCATGCCGGGTGGCACGCCGCGCCTTCACCGAACCGGCCAGATGGATGGCGCCGCCGTAGAGCAGCAGCTTTTCAGTGAGCGTGGTCTTGCCGGCGTCCGGGTGCGAGATGATCGCAAAGGTGCGGCGGCGGGCGATCTCACGCTCCAGGCGCGAGCTGTCCACCGGCAGCTCATTGGCGCCGGATTCGGTCGGGGTCACAGCATCGGTCATAGCCCTGAAAGATAATCAGGGCCGGAACCGGGGTTGGGGCTGCGTGCGACCCGCCGGGCCGGCTTCGGCGCCCCTAGAGCAGCACGTCGGCCAGCTCGGGGCGCTTGGCGAACTGGGCCGAGGCAAAGGGACAGGTGGCCATGACCTTGGTGCCGGTTTCCCGGGCCCAGCGCACCAGTTCTGCCAGCAGCGCCTGCCCAAGTCCCTGCCCTCCGTAGGCCGGATTGACCTCGGTATGGTCGATGATGATGAGATCGGGTCGTCCGCGGCTGTAGGTCATGACGGCGGCGTGCTTCCCGTCACGGTCAATGCGGAAGCGGCCGCGGTGGCCGTCTTCGTCGTGGTGGATGACATCGGGACTGTCGCTCATGCCATCAGTGTGGCAGCTGGTCCAGATTGGCGCTAGACTCGGGAGTGGACGACACCCGGTTCGAACAGGCAGTGGATGCCGTTGTGCAGGGCGACCTTGAGGCGCTGAGGCTGTTGCTGCGCGCGGACGCCTCCCTCGTCGAACAGCGCTCCGCCCGCAGCCACCATGCGACGCTGCTGCACTACGTCGCGGCGAATGGCGTGGAGAATTTTCGACAGCGCACACCATCCAACATTGTCCGCATCGCCGAGTGTCTGCTGGACGCCGGCGCCGACGTCAAAGCCACCTGCGATGTGTACGGTGGCGGCGCAGACACGCTGGGGCTCGTGGTCACCAGTGCGCACCCTCGGGCAATAGGCGTTCAGTTGCCATTGGCTGATCTGTTGCTCGCACGTGGCGCCATATTGCGTCCGCGGCTGGTGCGCGACAGCCTCGCCAACGGATGCCCGGAGGCTGCCACGCACATTGGCGCGATTTGCCTGCAGCGCGGCATGCCGCTTGGCCTTCAGGAACTGGCCGGCATGGGGGAGACGCGGCGTGTGGCCGACCTGCTGGTGCAAGAATCGTCGTCAGACTCTGAACGCGGCGAGGCCATGACCATGGCGGCATGGTACAACCGCGCCCCGGCGCTCATGGCCTTGCTCGACGCCGGCGTGGCGGTGGACACACCCAACAGCGACGGTGCAACCGCTCTGCACGTGGCCGCCTACGCTGGTCATTTCGACCTGGTGCACATGCTCTGCGCCCGCAGCGCGGACGTACATCGTCGCGACGCGCGCTACGACAGTACCCCGCGCACGTGGGCTCAGCACGCCTGGCAGGTGGACGGCAAGGGGCCCGAGGCAATGTACCGGGCCATCATCGACCACCTGCAGCAGGCGGAGTCGCTTACTCGACCGTGACGCTCTTGGCGAGGTTGCGCGGCTGATCCACGTTGCAGCCGCGCTTGACGGCGATGTAGTACGCCAGCAACTGCAGCGGCACCGAGGCGAGAATCGGCGTGAGCAGATCCTCGGTCTCCGGGATGCGGAACTCGTAGTCGATCTTGCCGGCCAGGCTGGGCTCGTCGCGCGTGGTGATGGCGATGACCTTGCCCTTGCGCGCCTTCACTTCCTGGATGTTCGACGTGATCTTGTCGAACACCGCGTCGTGCGGCGCGATGCACACCACCGGCATCATCTCGTCGATGAGCGCGATAGGGCCGTGCTTCATCTCGGCCGCCGGATAGCCCTCGGCGTGAATGTACGAGATTTCCTTGAGCTTGAGCGCGCCCTCGAGCGCGGCCGGGAAGTTGTAGCCGCGACCGAGGTAGAGGAAATTCGTGGCCCGCTTGAACTCTTCCGCCAACTGCTCGATTTCGTCGGCCCGATCGAGAATGCTCTGAATCTGCTCGGGCAGCCTGGCCATGGCCTGCGCAATGGCTCGGCCCCGCGCCACACTCAGGTCGCGCAGACGCGCCAGCTTGAGCGTGAAGAGCGCCAACGCCACCACCTGACTGGTGAAGGCCTTGGTGCTGGCCACACCGATCTCGGGGCCGGCGTGCAGGTAGATGCCGCCGTCATCTTCGCGGGCGATGGTGCTGCCCACCTGGTTCACGAGACCCAGCGTGCGTGCGCCGCGGCGCTTGGCCTCACGCATGGCTGCCAGCGTGTCCGCCGTTTCGCCGGACTGCGAGATCACAATGCACAGCGTGCGCGGCGTGACGATGGGATTGCGGTAACGGAACTCCGACGCGTACTCCACCTCCACTGGAATGCGGCACAGCTCCTCGATCATCATCTCGCCGATGAGCGCCGAGTGCCAGCTCGTGCCGCAAGCCGTGATGATGATGTTGTCGACGGCCAGCAGGTCTTCCTTGGAGATATTGAGACCGCCAAGCTTGGAGAAACCTTCCTCGAGAATGAGACGGCCACGCATGGTGTTCTCCACCGTGGTCGGCTGCTCGAAGATCTCCTTGAGCATGAAATGCGGATAGCCACCGCGCTCGATCTGCGCGAGGTCCCAGTCGATGCGCGTGACGGGCTTCTCGCGAATGACCGAATCGAGATCCAGCACGTGGTAGCCGTCACGCGTGACCACGGCAATGTCGCCGTCATCGAGGTAGACGACCTGTCGCGTGTGCGCGAGGATGGCCGAGGCGTCGGAGGCGACGAAGTACTCGCCGTCACCGATTCCCACGAGCAAGGGGCTGCCCTTGCGCGCGGCCACGATCTTGTCCTTCTCGTCACTCGAGATGACGGCAATACCGTAAGTGCCGTCCACCTGACGCAGGGCCTCAATGACGGCCGCCTCGAGGTTGCCGGCGTAGGCCGTCTCGATGAGGTGCGACAACACCTCCGTGTCCGTGTCAGACTTGAACACATAACCGCGCGCTTCGAGTCCGGCCTTGAGCGAGGTGGCGTTCTCGATGATGCCGTTGTGCACCACGGCGATCTTGCCGTTCTGGCTCACGTGCGGATGCGCGTTCTGTTCGTTCGGCGGACCGTGCGTGGCCCAGCGCGTATGCGCAATGCCCAACGTGCCATGCGGCGGGTTGGACGCAATGGCCGACTCGAGGCGCGCGATCTTGCCGGCCGCACGGCGTGTCTCCACGCCGTTGCCGTTCATGATGGCCACGCCGGCCGAGTCATAGCCGCGATACTCGAGGCGCTTGAGGCCTTCGATGA
The Gemmatimonas sp. UBA7669 DNA segment above includes these coding regions:
- a CDS encoding ankyrin repeat domain-containing protein produces the protein MDDTRFEQAVDAVVQGDLEALRLLLRADASLVEQRSARSHHATLLHYVAANGVENFRQRTPSNIVRIAECLLDAGADVKATCDVYGGGADTLGLVVTSAHPRAIGVQLPLADLLLARGAILRPRLVRDSLANGCPEAATHIGAICLQRGMPLGLQELAGMGETRRVADLLVQESSSDSERGEAMTMAAWYNRAPALMALLDAGVAVDTPNSDGATALHVAAYAGHFDLVHMLCARSADVHRRDARYDSTPRTWAQHAWQVDGKGPEAMYRAIIDHLQQAESLTRP
- a CDS encoding peptide chain release factor 3, whose protein sequence is MTDAVTPTESGANELPVDSSRLEREIARRRTFAIISHPDAGKTTLTEKLLLYGGAIHLAGSVKARRATRHATSDWMKLEQERGISVTSSVLQFEFLGYQLNLLDTPGHEDFSEDTYRTLVAADSAIMLLDNRKGVEERTRQLFDVCKMRRTPIFTLVNKCDRHGEDPLKLIQDVEADLGIDCFAATWPVFENDTFVGVYDRLKREVHLFERSGDRGATRADDTIVSIDDPKLVDVMGEGAFDRLMTDIELLDAAGHEYDHQRVIDGALTPVFFGSALTNFGIEPFLREFLELAPAPGPRESSVGPVNPAQPEFTGFVFKIQANMDPKHRDRVAFLRVVSGHFEANMQVLHQRTGKPMRLAAPQQFMARDRVAIEEAWPGDVIGVMDRGNLRIGDTLGGDGKLEFQGIPRFAPEHFARAMPADPMKRKQFDLGLRQLTEEGAAQVFFAETSAGSQPIVGAVGQLQFDVMAFRLEYEYAAPCKFEKMSYRWPRWLTGPAKDVEKVATGLGRMKVYDHKGNVVVLFQDQWALRRALQHETSVQFHETAP
- a CDS encoding GNAT family N-acetyltransferase, whose amino-acid sequence is MPVRTGCRPLPSLAPIWTSCHTDGMSDSPDVIHHDEDGHRGRFRIDRDGKHAAVMTYSRGRPDLIIIDHTEVNPAYGGQGLGQALLAELVRWARETGTKVMATCPFASAQFAKRPELADVLL
- the glmS gene encoding glutamine--fructose-6-phosphate transaminase (isomerizing), with translation MCGIVGYIGDKIATPMLIEGLKRLEYRGYDSAGVAIMNGNGVETRRAAGKIARLESAIASNPPHGTLGIAHTRWATHGPPNEQNAHPHVSQNGKIAVVHNGIIENATSLKAGLEARGYVFKSDTDTEVLSHLIETAYAGNLEAAVIEALRQVDGTYGIAVISSDEKDKIVAARKGSPLLVGIGDGEYFVASDASAILAHTRQVVYLDDGDIAVVTRDGYHVLDLDSVIREKPVTRIDWDLAQIERGGYPHFMLKEIFEQPTTVENTMRGRLILEEGFSKLGGLNISKEDLLAVDNIIITACGTSWHSALIGEMMIEELCRIPVEVEYASEFRYRNPIVTPRTLCIVISQSGETADTLAAMREAKRRGARTLGLVNQVGSTIAREDDGGIYLHAGPEIGVASTKAFTSQVVALALFTLKLARLRDLSVARGRAIAQAMARLPEQIQSILDRADEIEQLAEEFKRATNFLYLGRGYNFPAALEGALKLKEISYIHAEGYPAAEMKHGPIALIDEMMPVVCIAPHDAVFDKITSNIQEVKARKGKVIAITTRDEPSLAGKIDYEFRIPETEDLLTPILASVPLQLLAYYIAVKRGCNVDQPRNLAKSVTVE